The DNA sequence ACCGGCGATTTCAGGACGACCAGGACCGCGGTCAGGAAGAGCCCGGCCGTGACGAAGAGCGTTTCGCGCAGCCCGATGAGGTCGCCGAGCCAGCCGCCGAGCAGGGCGCCGAGCGGCAGCGTGCCCCAGGAAACGAAGCGGTACCCGGCGTTCATCCGGCCCAGGAGGTGGTCCGGGGTCATGGACTGGCGCAGGCTGATGATGTGGATGTTGGCGATGGTGCCGCCCGCGCCGATCAGGGCGAACGCGGCGACGAACAGGACCAGCGAGAGCGCCCCGCCGTTCGCCGGTGCGGCCGGGATGGCCACCGGTGCCAGGCAGCACAGCAGCAGGGCCGTCAGGATGGCCGGGCCCAGTCCGGTCCTGCGCTTGAGCCACTGGGCGGCCATCGAGCCGGCCAGCGAGCCCACCGCCCCGGTGCCCAGCAGCAGGCCGATGCCGCCGGGTGAGATGCCGAGCGTGCGGGCCGCGTAGAGCACGAAGACCGTCTGGAGGGACATCCAGCACAGGTTGTACAGGCCGGACTGGAGGGCGCAGGCCCGCAGGTGGGCGCTGTCCCGGATGATCCGGATGCCCTCGGCGATGCTGGTCCGGATCCCGGTCCGCTCCTGCTGGGGCACCGGCGCCGGCTCCACGCGCCGTACGGCGAGCAGCGTCAGCACGGAGACGAGGTACGAGATCCCGTTGATCAGCAGCGCGTAGGGGGCGGTGACCCAGCCGATGAGCAGACCGGCCAGTCCGGGCCCGCCGATCTGGGCCAGCGAACTGGTGCCCTGGAGCTTGCTGTTGCCCTCCACCAGGTGCTCCTTGCCGACCAGGGTCGGCAGGTAGGACTGGTAGGAGACGTCGAAGACCACCGTGAGGGTGCCCACGAGCAGCGCGGCGACGTACACGTACTCGATGCGGAGCAGGTCGAGCACGGCCAGCAGCGGCACCGCGCTGACCAGCAGCGCCCGCCCCACGTTGGCCATGATCATCAGGGGCCTGCGCCGCACCCGGTCGACCCAGACGCCGACCAGGAGGGTGACCATCAGGAACGGGGCGTAGGAGGCCGCGTTGACGAAGCCCACCTGGGAGGAGCTGGCGTCGAGCGTCAGCACCGCGGTGAGCGGCAGCGCCAGGGTCGTGACCTGGGCCCCGACCTGCGAGATCGCCTCCCCGGACCAGAACTTGAGGAACTCCGGGTCCCGCCAGAGCGTGGCGGGTGCGGCGGCGGCCGGCGCTGCGGCCGCCGTCGCCTCCACCGGCTCGGCGGCCCCGTTCCCGATGTCGGTCACTTTGCTTCCACTCCCTCGGCGGCCGGGTCCACGTGGAACGCGCAGCCGATCTGGGCGCCGCGCAGCATGCTCACGATGCCCACGGCCGGGTCGGTGACTCCGCGGGCCAGGGTGCCGGCGTAGCGTCCGTCGACCATCAGCGTCCCGTAGGCGACGGCCATGTCCTCGCAGGTCTCGCCGTCCTCGGAGAGGAACCGCTCGGTGGTGGGCAGCAGGCGGTGCTGGAGGACGTACGGACCGTCGACGGCCCGGCGGAGCTTGGCCACCCACTCCTTCTGGTCGGTGGTCCAACCGGGGGTGACGCCGACGCCGCCGTAGAGCAGGGTGGGCTTGAGGACCAGGTGGTCCTTGTTCGCGATGGCGTAGGGCAGCAGGTCGATCTTCTCGCCGCCGAAGCTGACCTTCTCGTCGCGGACGAAGCGGGTCCAGGGCAGGATCCGGTCGATCAGCTCGTGCTCGGCCTCGGTGAAGACGGCGCGGTTGCGCTCGTCGCTGAGCATCGCGAGGCTGCCCTTGTTGCCGTACAGCTCGCAGTCGAGCGGGGCGAACAGCTCGACCGTGCCGGCCTCGACGGCGTCGAGCAGCGGGTTGACGAGGTCGTAGGTGCGGGGCTCGTCGGGCATTTCACCGGGCAGGAACATCCGGTAGACCACGTCGACCTTGCGGCCCTCGTGGAGGACGTTGCCGTTCTCGTAGGCGAAGTCGCCCAGGTGGCAGACGACGGTCTCGAAGCCGAGCCGCTCGAAGGCCGGTACGACGAACTCCATCCAGCACTTGGACTTCTCGAAGCCTTCGGGCCAGTCGGTGATCGCCAGCAGCGGCCGCTCGATGCCTTCGAGGGAGGGCGCCTGGCGGCGCAGCACCTCGGTGATGCGGGCGAGCGGGTCGGGGTGGACCAGGCTCTCGGTGGCCGCGAACTCGGCGAACTCGGCGTCCTGGATCAGGGCGCGGGCGAACTCGCCCATCTGCCAGCCGCCCAGCGAGGAGCCGGTGTTGAGCTCCATGACGCGGAAGCCTCCGGTCTCGCGGTACAGGTCGGCGCGGGAGAGCGGGGCGAGCTCGTCGACGGAGCCGCGCAGGACCAGGTCGGCCTGCGTGGGGGACATGCCGACGGCGGTGGCGAAGGCGCGCAGGTCGCCGCCGAAGAGCCGGGCGGGCACGGCCTTGAGCAGGTCGAAGAGGCCGTTCAGGTCGTTCTCCAGGCCCGCCACGTCGGCCTCGCTGAGGAAGACGGGGCGATTGAGCCCCTCGCCGCCGCCGGCTCCGTAGCGGAACCACTCCACGCCGCGGACTCCGGAGACGGTCTGGCGGCGCGCGGTGCGCTCGTGGTCGAAGAAGCGGCGGGTCACGGCGTTCTCGACGCGGGCGCCGAGCCGGTGCGCGGCGACTCCGGAGACCTCCGTACGGGAGAGGGCCTCGGCGCGGTCCAGGGCGCGGCGGGTGCCGGCCGGGGTCGCGCTGACGGCGACGAGCGCGGCGGAGCGGGGGGTCAGCCCGCGGGGCGGGAGCAGCAGCTCGTCGCCGGGCTCGACCAGGGCGACGGCCTCGGCGAGGTCCTCGACGTCCTCGGGGCCGGGCAGGACGACGCGCTCGACGGCGCCGTCGTAGGCCGGGTAGAGGAAGCGGACCTCGGCGCTGAGGGCGCGGGTGGGGGTGATGTCGGGGGTCTCTTCGAAGGCGATCCTGGCGGCGGCCAGCGGCAGGTCCACGCCGGTGGCGAGCTTGTTCAGGTGCGGGATGAGGTCGCCGCCGAGGCGGCCGTTGAGCTCGATCAGGCGGGGGCCGTCGGCGGCGACGCGCAGTTCGGTGTGGGTGACGCCGTAGTCGACTCCGGCCGCGCGGTGGGAGTCCTGGACCAGCTGGGTGACGGCCTGCGCCCAGGGCTCGTGGCGCCAGTCGGTGACGAGATGGCCGACCTCTTCGAAGTACGGGTGGGCGCCGAGGCGCTTGCGGGCCACGCACACCGGGGTGGCGACGCCGTCCACGACGACGCTGTCCACGCTCAGTTCGGGGCCTTCGACGAACTCCTCGATCAGGACGGACGCGGTGGTGCCGGCGCCGCGCAGCCGGCTGGTGGAGGCGAGCCGGAAGGCCCGGCGCAGGCCGTCGACGTCGCGGGCCATCATCACGCCGAAGCTGCCGCCGAGGGTGCGCGGCTTGACGACGACGGGGAAGCCGATGGACTCGGCCGCGGCGACGGCCTCGTCCTCGGTGGTGGCCGGGACGTAGCGGACGGCGGCCATGCCGGCCGCTTCCAGGGCCTGCCGGGTGGCGTACTTGTCGCGGCAGATCCTGGCGGCCGCCGGGTCCATGGCCCGCATGCCGAGCTTGGCGGCGACCGAGGACACGGCGACCAGCGACCACTCGTCCCAGGTGACGATCGCCGCGTCGGCGACCTCCCCGCGCAGGTCGGCGACCGGGGCGTACAGCTTGGCGGCGTCCGTGGTGTCGGCGATCCGGTGGGTGTCCGCGTAGCGGGCCTGCCAGGTCGGCGCCTCCGGCGCGACGAGCGTCACCTCGTAGTGCCGGGCGAGGGAGGCCAGGGCGTACTCCCGGTACTGCTGTATGCGGCTGCCTACGAGGATGACGCGCTGGCGTTCGGAGGTCGTGAAGACCACGGTGGAGTCCTTTCCGGTACGGGGCGTGGAGCGTGTTCGCCCCGGAGAGCGGGGGTGCGAGAGGTGGTGCGAGAGGTGTGGTGGGGCGGGTCAGCCCGAGTCGGCGGGCGGGTCAGCCGCCGTCGACGGGCAGGTCAGCCCCCGTCGGCGGGCAGGGCGCCGACGGGTACGCAGGTCAGACGGAAGGAGTCGGCGGACTCGGTGATGGCGGCCTCGACCTCCCGGGTGGAGGCGCCGCGGAAGCGGAAGCGGGTGCCGACGTGCTCGTAGCCGCTGATCGCCGGGGCCGTGGAGCCGACCGGGGTGTGCTTGACGGCGTACGGGAGCCGGCCGGGCGCCGGTTCCCGTACCCAGCCGGCCGCTTCGACCCGGCAGGGGGCGGGCACCGGGAGCGGGAGCAGCAGGTAGCCGCCGACCCCGCCGGTCTTGAGCGGCGGCAGGACCGGGGTCAGGCCGAGCTGGATGTCCACGGCGGCCGCCATCAGGTCGATGCCGTGGACGTCGCGCCAGGTGAAGGGGATCTCCCCGCCGCCCACCCGGGCCCCGCACTCCAGGAAGACCAGCGCGGGCCCGCCGTGGGGGTCCGGGGTGACGAAGGCCTCCAGGTGGAAGACCCAGGGCTGGGTGCCGCCGAGGGCGGGGCCGACCGCGGCGGCGAAGGCCTCGACGGCCTCCAGCAGCGCGGGGTCGTCCTCCTCTACGGAGCCGAGCCAGGTGCCCTGGGTGAAGTCGGCGCAGGTGCCGCCCACGTAGCGCGAGACGGTCCAGCTGCCGAGGGAATCGCCTTCCCACAGACCGTCGATGTGCAGGATCGGCCCGTCCACGTAGCTCTGGACCAGGTGTGGTTCGGCGGCGAGCGCCGCGGCCTGCCCGGTCAGCGCGTCCAGTTCGGCGGCGGAGTCGATCCGGACCACGCCCCGGCTGGCGGTGCCGCGGTGCGGTTTGACGACCAGCGGCCAGCCGTGGGTCTCGCCGAAGGCGAGCACGGCGGCCGGATCGGGAGCGGGGGCGAAGGCGGGCACCGGCAGGCCGGCGGCCTCGGCGGCGCGGCACATGGTCAGCTTGTCGCGGAACACGGCCAGTTCGGCGGTGTGCTGGCCGGGGATCGCGAACTCCTCGCGGATCAGCGCGGCCGTGTCCAGGTCCCCCTCGTTGAGGGCGATCAGCCGCGCCGGGGCGCCGAAGCGGGCGACGAGCCCGGTGACGGCGGCGCGGACGGCGGGCAGGTCGTCGGTCAGGGCGACGGTGGTGACCGCGGCGGCGCTCCCCGGTAACGAGGCGCGGCCGAGCTCGGTGCTCACGTAGGTGACGTGGGCGGTGGTGTGGTCGAGGTAGTCGGCGTAGTGCGCGTGGGTGTCCCGCCAGCGGTGCAGGACGATGATGTGCGGCCGGTCGGCGCTCATGCCGCCTCGCCCCCCTCACCCGCGTCGGTGGCGACCGCGACGGCGGGTGCGGGGGTCGCGGCGAGCCAGGGCAGGGCGGCCGCGGCCATCGTCCGGACGCCGACCGACAGCGCGGGTCCGGCGACGGGCGCGAAGGTGGAGGAGTGGTTCTGCGGAAGCTCGTCCAGCCTGCCGGCGGCGAAGGCCTCGCCGAAGGCCTGCGGGTCGAGGCCGCCGTAGAACCAGTACACCGAGGGGACTTGGGCGGCGGTGGCGAGGAGCCCGAAGTCCTCGCTGGCGGTGGTCGGGCCCATCGTCATGACGGCGCCGGCCCCGAAGTGCTCGCGGTGGGCGTCGGCCACCCGCTCGGCGCTCGCGGTGTCGTTGACGGTCATCGGCAGGTGGTAGACGGAGGTGATCTCCGGGTCGGCGGTCGCGCCCGCGGCGGCCGATTCGGCGCGTGCGAGGCGCTCGATGGCCGCGAGGACCTTCTCGCGGACCGGCGCGGAGCTGGTGCGCACGTTGATGCCGAGCTCGGCCGTGTCGGGTATGACCGCGGCGGTGGTGCCGGCGTGCAGCTTTCCGACGGTGACCACCACCGGCTCCTGGGCGGCGATCTCGCGGGAGACCACGGTCTGGAGCCGTAGCACGAGCGAGGCCGCCATCACCACGGGGTCGACGGCCGCCTCGGGCTTGGAGCCGTGGCCGCCGCGCCCGAAGAGCTTGACGGTGAGGGAGTCGGTGGCGCCCATGACGGTGCCCGGCAGGGTCGCGATGAGGCCGACGGGACCGGGTCCCACGTGCGAGCCGAGGATCACGTCGGGGCGCGGGAAGCGCTCGAAGAGGCCGTCCTCGACCATCTCGCGGGCTCCGTAGCCGCTCTCCTCCCCCGGCTGGAAGACGGCGACGACGGTGCCGCTCCAGGCCCCGCGGTTGCGGGCGAACAGGGCGCAGGACCCGATCAGCGCGGCCACGTGCAGGTCGTGGCCGCAGGCGTGCATCACCGGGACCTCGGTGCCCGCTTCGTCGGTGGCGGTCTCGGTGCTCGCGTAGGGCAGCCCGGTGGCCTCCTTGACGGGCAGCGCGTCCATGTCGGCGCGCAGCATGACCACCGGTCCGTCGCCGTTGCCCAGAACCGCGACCACGCCGGTGCGGCCGACGCCGGTGGTGATCTCCCAGCCGCCCTGGGCGGCCAGCCGCTCGGCGACGAGGGCCGCCGTCCGCTTCTCCTGGAAGGCGAGTTCGGGGTGGGTGTGCAGTGCGCGGTAGTCGGCTTCGAGGGCCGGCATCAGCGAGTCGAGACCGTCGAGCAGTGCAGTCATGACGTCCTTCTCAGGCATGAGGGGTTACGGGCACGGGGTGTTCGCGACCGGGGTGTTCGCGACCGGAGTGTTCGCGACCGGGGTGTTCGCGCACACCCCACGAGGCGGCCGGCGCCGCCGCGGCGGTCAGTGCGGGCCACCACGGCAGCCAGGAGTTGTGGCCCGCCGACCTCAGGAGCTCCGCGAGCACCGGGAACGTGCCGCCGAAGAGGCTGATCGCGGCCGCGGTGGGCAGGCCGACGGCGACGGCGCGCACCGCGGGCGGGAACAGCTGCCCCGCGAAGACGTTGCTCACCGCGAGCGGGAGGCCCAGCAGGAAGAGCAGGACCACGGTGACCAGGTGGACGGGGACCCGTCCGCAGGTCATGGCCGCCAGCAGCGGCACCGTGCCCACGGCGAGCCCGGCGAAGCCCAGGCGCAGTACGGGCAGGGCGCCGAACCGGTCGGCGGCCTTGCCACCGCCGAGCATGGCCGCGAGGAGCGCCGCCATGCCGAGGAGCAGTGCGGCGGAGGTCTCCTCCTTGCCGGCGGCCCCGGCGCTCTCGGCGTACGAGGGGAAGTCGACGGTGACGAAGCAGAAGGCGGTGGTGGCCCCCGAGGTGAGGGCGAACACCAGGGCGAGGCGCCCGAGATGGGCCCGCCGGCGGCGATCAGGCCGACGGTGAGGGTCAGTCCGTAGCGCCGGCCGCGGGTGTCGGTGAGCCGGCCGATGAGCACGCTGCCCAGCGGGCGGGCCAGGGCGCCGGCCGCCGGGAGGCCGCCCCGCACGTGACGGCCGGTCTCAGTGGTGGTCATCCGTTACTCCGTAGACCCTGATCAATGCGGTGTCCCGGCCGGGGAAGGGCACGGCGTGCAGCCGGACCCCGGTCGCCGGGAGGGCTTCCAGGCCGGTCAGGCCCGTGAGGGCGGGCAGGCCGGCGGCGGCGAGCGCCGCCGACGCCGGACCGTTGCCCTCGCGGCTGTCCGTGGCCACGAGGAGCGCGCCCTGCGCGGCGAGCAGTGCCACGGCGTCCTCGGTGAGGTACGGACCGGCCGCGCGGCCGGTCTGCACGACGACGGCGTGCCCCGCGAGGTCGAAGGGCGCCAGCGCGAGCCGGTCGGCGACCGGCGCTCCGGCTCCGAGGAGGCGGACCAGGACCACGGGAAGGTC is a window from the Streptomyces sp. NBC_01244 genome containing:
- a CDS encoding amidohydrolase → MTALLDGLDSLMPALEADYRALHTHPELAFQEKRTAALVAERLAAQGGWEITTGVGRTGVVAVLGNGDGPVVMLRADMDALPVKEATGLPYASTETATDEAGTEVPVMHACGHDLHVAALIGSCALFARNRGAWSGTVVAVFQPGEESGYGAREMVEDGLFERFPRPDVILGSHVGPGPVGLIATLPGTVMGATDSLTVKLFGRGGHGSKPEAAVDPVVMAASLVLRLQTVVSREIAAQEPVVVTVGKLHAGTTAAVIPDTAELGINVRTSSAPVREKVLAAIERLARAESAAAGATADPEITSVYHLPMTVNDTASAERVADAHREHFGAGAVMTMGPTTASEDFGLLATAAQVPSVYWFYGGLDPQAFGEAFAAGRLDELPQNHSSTFAPVAGPALSVGVRTMAAAALPWLAATPAPAVAVATDAGEGGEAA
- a CDS encoding MFS transporter, yielding MTDIGNGAAEPVEATAAAAPAAAAPATLWRDPEFLKFWSGEAISQVGAQVTTLALPLTAVLTLDASSSQVGFVNAASYAPFLMVTLLVGVWVDRVRRRPLMIMANVGRALLVSAVPLLAVLDLLRIEYVYVAALLVGTLTVVFDVSYQSYLPTLVGKEHLVEGNSKLQGTSSLAQIGGPGLAGLLIGWVTAPYALLINGISYLVSVLTLLAVRRVEPAPVPQQERTGIRTSIAEGIRIIRDSAHLRACALQSGLYNLCWMSLQTVFVLYAARTLGISPGGIGLLLGTGAVGSLAGSMAAQWLKRRTGLGPAILTALLLCCLAPVAIPAAPANGGALSLVLFVAAFALIGAGGTIANIHIISLRQSMTPDHLLGRMNAGYRFVSWGTLPLGALLGGWLGDLIGLRETLFVTAGLFLTAVLVVLKSPVWRLKDFPPQIVAEPRKADAR
- a CDS encoding ATP-grasp domain-containing protein, translating into MSADRPHIIVLHRWRDTHAHYADYLDHTTAHVTYVSTELGRASLPGSAAAVTTVALTDDLPAVRAAVTGLVARFGAPARLIALNEGDLDTAALIREEFAIPGQHTAELAVFRDKLTMCRAAEAAGLPVPAFAPAPDPAAVLAFGETHGWPLVVKPHRGTASRGVVRIDSAAELDALTGQAAALAAEPHLVQSYVDGPILHIDGLWEGDSLGSWTVSRYVGGTCADFTQGTWLGSVEEDDPALLEAVEAFAAAVGPALGGTQPWVFHLEAFVTPDPHGGPALVFLECGARVGGGEIPFTWRDVHGIDLMAAAVDIQLGLTPVLPPLKTGGVGGYLLLPLPVPAPCRVEAAGWVREPAPGRLPYAVKHTPVGSTAPAISGYEHVGTRFRFRGASTREVEAAITESADSFRLTCVPVGALPADGG
- a CDS encoding ATP-grasp domain-containing protein, translated to MVFTTSERQRVILVGSRIQQYREYALASLARHYEVTLVAPEAPTWQARYADTHRIADTTDAAKLYAPVADLRGEVADAAIVTWDEWSLVAVSSVAAKLGMRAMDPAAARICRDKYATRQALEAAGMAAVRYVPATTEDEAVAAAESIGFPVVVKPRTLGGSFGVMMARDVDGLRRAFRLASTSRLRGAGTTASVLIEEFVEGPELSVDSVVVDGVATPVCVARKRLGAHPYFEEVGHLVTDWRHEPWAQAVTQLVQDSHRAAGVDYGVTHTELRVAADGPRLIELNGRLGGDLIPHLNKLATGVDLPLAAARIAFEETPDITPTRALSAEVRFLYPAYDGAVERVVLPGPEDVEDLAEAVALVEPGDELLLPPRGLTPRSAALVAVSATPAGTRRALDRAEALSRTEVSGVAAHRLGARVENAVTRRFFDHERTARRQTVSGVRGVEWFRYGAGGGEGLNRPVFLSEADVAGLENDLNGLFDLLKAVPARLFGGDLRAFATAVGMSPTQADLVLRGSVDELAPLSRADLYRETGGFRVMELNTGSSLGGWQMGEFARALIQDAEFAEFAATESLVHPDPLARITEVLRRQAPSLEGIERPLLAITDWPEGFEKSKCWMEFVVPAFERLGFETVVCHLGDFAYENGNVLHEGRKVDVVYRMFLPGEMPDEPRTYDLVNPLLDAVEAGTVELFAPLDCELYGNKGSLAMLSDERNRAVFTEAEHELIDRILPWTRFVRDEKVSFGGEKIDLLPYAIANKDHLVLKPTLLYGGVGVTPGWTTDQKEWVAKLRRAVDGPYVLQHRLLPTTERFLSEDGETCEDMAVAYGTLMVDGRYAGTLARGVTDPAVGIVSMLRGAQIGCAFHVDPAAEGVEAK